The following are from one region of the Streptomyces fradiae genome:
- a CDS encoding ABC transporter ATP-binding protein → METMNTDRALLVATGVRKIYRTGSVAVTALLDLDLLVRRGEMVGVMGPSGSGKTTLLNCLSGLDDIDGGRVEVDGHDLFAMSDAARTEHRAHTMGFVFQAFNLIPVFSAVENVELPLLLVGTRPREARRRALEMLDRVGLGHRVEHRPSEMSGGEQQRVTIARALAGRPAIVWADEPTGNLDSAMADQVMDLLCELNQDEGQTIVLVTHDSAIGARVPRLIRMRDGQLVDDVRQAVTAPAAIRDFPMG, encoded by the coding sequence ATGGAGACCATGAACACCGACCGGGCACTCCTCGTCGCCACCGGGGTACGCAAGATCTACCGGACGGGCTCCGTCGCGGTCACCGCCCTGCTCGACCTGGACCTCCTCGTACGCCGCGGCGAGATGGTCGGGGTCATGGGTCCGTCCGGTTCCGGAAAGACCACGCTGCTGAACTGTCTCTCGGGACTCGACGACATCGACGGCGGTCGGGTGGAGGTCGACGGTCACGACCTGTTCGCCATGTCGGACGCCGCGCGCACGGAGCACCGGGCCCACACCATGGGCTTCGTCTTCCAGGCGTTCAACCTCATCCCCGTCTTCTCCGCCGTGGAGAACGTCGAACTGCCCCTGCTGCTCGTGGGCACCCGGCCGCGCGAGGCGCGCCGCAGAGCCCTGGAGATGCTCGACCGGGTGGGCCTCGGCCACCGGGTCGAGCACCGGCCGAGCGAGATGTCCGGCGGTGAACAGCAGCGGGTGACCATCGCCCGCGCCCTCGCCGGACGTCCGGCCATCGTCTGGGCGGACGAACCGACGGGCAACCTGGACAGCGCGATGGCAGACCAGGTCATGGACCTGCTGTGCGAGCTCAACCAGGACGAGGGCCAGACGATCGTCCTGGTCACGCACGACAGCGCCATCGGCGCGCGTGTCCCCCGGCTGATCCGGATGCGCGACGGGCAACTGGTCGACGACGTCCGCCAGGCCGTCACCGCTCCGGCCGCGATCCGTGACTTCCCCATGGGCTGA
- a CDS encoding nitrate/nitrite transporter, whose protein sequence is MLVLATTGFALCFWAWALLAPLGPRLRDDLALSSFEQSLVVAVPVVVGALGRIPAGALTDRWGARRVFPLVAALTILPVLYLGHLADSLAEVLVGGFLLGLGGTAFAVGVPFVNAWYPPARRGVALGIFGIGTGGTALSAFTTVQLADAVGRAFPFDLVAGCLAVYAAVARFLLRDRPGRATATGSMVSRTALAMRTPATWQLAFLYAVSFGGFVAFSVYLPTYLTRAYELGRSDAALRTAGFVVLAVAMRPVGGWLSDRTHPVPVLTVSYGVVSACALVAAFEAGLVPVGTAAFFGMAAGLGAGSGAVFALVARLVPAERVGSVTGVVGAAGGLGGFFPPLVMGAVDSIAHDYTWGFVLLAVTATAAGTLAATAVRRRARATADA, encoded by the coding sequence ATGCTTGTCCTCGCCACCACCGGGTTCGCGCTCTGCTTCTGGGCCTGGGCCCTGCTGGCCCCGCTCGGCCCGCGGCTCCGGGACGACCTCGCCCTCAGTTCCTTCGAGCAGTCGCTGGTGGTCGCCGTGCCCGTGGTGGTCGGCGCGCTCGGCCGGATCCCGGCCGGAGCGCTGACAGACCGCTGGGGTGCACGCCGGGTCTTCCCCCTCGTCGCGGCCCTGACGATCCTGCCCGTGCTGTATCTGGGCCACCTGGCCGACTCGCTGGCCGAGGTGCTCGTAGGCGGCTTCCTCCTCGGGCTCGGGGGTACGGCCTTCGCCGTCGGCGTACCGTTCGTCAACGCCTGGTACCCACCCGCACGGCGGGGTGTCGCCCTCGGAATCTTCGGCATCGGCACTGGTGGTACGGCCCTGTCGGCGTTCACCACCGTCCAGCTCGCCGACGCCGTCGGGCGCGCCTTCCCCTTCGATCTCGTGGCCGGCTGCCTCGCCGTGTACGCCGCGGTGGCCCGGTTCCTGCTCCGCGACCGTCCGGGACGCGCGACGGCGACGGGCTCGATGGTGTCGCGCACGGCGCTGGCCATGCGGACGCCGGCCACCTGGCAGCTGGCGTTCCTGTACGCCGTGTCCTTCGGAGGGTTCGTCGCGTTCAGCGTCTACCTCCCGACCTACCTCACCCGGGCCTACGAGCTCGGCCGCTCCGACGCGGCACTGCGGACGGCGGGATTCGTCGTCCTCGCCGTGGCGATGCGGCCGGTGGGCGGCTGGCTCTCGGACCGTACTCACCCCGTCCCCGTACTGACTGTTTCGTACGGTGTCGTTTCGGCGTGCGCCTTGGTCGCGGCGTTCGAGGCGGGCCTGGTCCCGGTGGGAACGGCGGCCTTCTTCGGCATGGCCGCCGGCCTGGGAGCCGGGTCCGGGGCCGTCTTCGCGCTCGTCGCACGTCTGGTTCCGGCCGAGCGGGTCGGCTCGGTGACGGGAGTTGTCGGGGCGGCGGGCGGTCTCGGAGGCTTCTTCCCACCCCTCGTGATGGGAGCGGTCGACAGCATCGCCCACGACTACACGTGGGGGTTCGTCCTCCTCGCTGTCACCGCGACGGCCGCGGGCACCCTGGCCGCCACCGCTGTCCGCAGACGCGCCCGAGCGACCGCTGACGCCTGA
- a CDS encoding SHOCT domain-containing protein, with the protein MMFWYGNGMNGWGWFAMSAGMVLFWGLLITVAVMLFRSLDRAAERPRDSGPAASAEQILGERLARGEIDEEEYRRRLTALRSAGP; encoded by the coding sequence ATGATGTTCTGGTACGGCAACGGCATGAACGGATGGGGCTGGTTCGCCATGTCGGCCGGGATGGTGCTGTTCTGGGGGCTGCTCATCACCGTCGCGGTGATGCTCTTCCGCTCACTGGACCGCGCCGCGGAACGGCCTCGGGATTCCGGCCCGGCGGCGTCGGCCGAGCAGATCCTGGGCGAACGACTGGCGCGCGGTGAGATCGACGAGGAGGAGTACCGCCGGCGCCTGACCGCCTTGCGCAGCGCGGGACCGTGA